A DNA window from Helianthus annuus cultivar XRQ/B chromosome 15, HanXRQr2.0-SUNRISE, whole genome shotgun sequence contains the following coding sequences:
- the LOC118487474 gene encoding uncharacterized protein LOC118487474 — protein sequence MEQAAITLLNNIDLNVDDYTIRVRVVRLWTRPAFNNPRKIYCYDMIFMDQEGTKMQAFVLQRNATVYEHLLKENQCLTIRNPSMGENRQKVKYVHSTLKINLNENTVVEAYTEPVGSEWGFDFTPFDSILEDPDEDFKSFKSPIDVIGFVVKSILAEVKSDSNNSKEENNVTFILEDLQHHQIFVTLWDGYADQIRAFESNHPAEKNVVVVIQFGKYRFWGGHVNVSNLYTVTRVFINSDIPEIVDFKKSFVAQISASTSFGYSGLTSSVIKSPKKAVIILGTIKSFASESTWFYNACKSCTKKVFTTTICKEKEDGSEGFDEVTVLECQTHRCNQKTVTSVPRIKVPIRVQDCTGIVTLTLFEREVVKLLSVSANQLLENNIELAGEGKFPKEFNALLNRKFAFKIAIGSYNLKNKADGYSVSKLTENPEIMSELDHHFHAC from the exons ATGGAACAGGCTGCTATTACACTTCTCAACAATATTGATCTTAATGTTGATGATTACACTATCAGAGTCCGCGTTGTCCGATTATGGACAAGACCTGCCTTCAACAATCCTCGAAAGATTTACTGCTATGACATGATCTTCATGGACCAAGAg GGCACCAAAATGCAGGCATTTGTACTCCAAAGAAACGCTACCGTTTATGAGCACCTTTTGAAAGAAAATCAGTGTTTAACTATACGTAACCCATCCATGGGTGAGAATCGCCAGAAAGTTAAATACGTTCATAGTACGTTGAAGATCAATCTAAATGAGAACACTGTTGTTGAGGCTTACACCGAGCCTGTTGGTTCTGAGTGGGGATTCGATTTTACTCCATTTGATTCTATTCTGGAGGACCCAGATGAGGACTTCAAGTCTTTCAAAAGTCCAATTg atgTAATTGGGTTTGTGGTGAAGAGCATTCTGGCTGAGGTGAAGAGTGATAGTAACAACAGCAAAGAGGAAAACAACGTTACCTTTATTCTTGAAGACTTGCA GCACCATCAGATTTTTGTTACACTATGGGATGGTTATGCTGATCAAATTCGAGCATTTGAGAGCAACCATCCAGCGGAAAAGAATGTTGTGGTCGTTATTCAGTTTGGGAAGTACCGGTTTTGGGGAG GACATGTCAATGTATCCAATTTGTATACTGTAACTCGAGTGTTCATCAACAGTGACATTCCCGAGATTGTTGATTTTAAGAAAAG TTTTGTTGCTCAGATTTCTGCTTCAACGTCTTTCGGTTATTCTGGGTTGACTTCTTCTGTTATAAAGTCACCT AAAAAGGCTGTTATTATCCTTGGTACAATCAAGAGCTTCGCATCAGAAAGCACATGGTTTTACAATGCGTGTAAATCTTGCACCAAAAAGGTTTTTACAACAACTATTTGCAAGGAGAAGGAAGATGGAAGCGAAGGTTTTGATGAAGTAACAGTGTTGGAATGCCAGACTCATCGTTGTAATCAAAAGACCGTCACCTCTGTTCCCAG GATCAAAGTTCCGATACGTGTTCAGGATTGTACCGGCATTGTTACCTTGACTTTGTTTGAACGTGAAGTTGTCAAACTGCTCAGTGTTTCTGCAAATCAGCTTTTAGAAAACAACATAGAG TTGGCTGGCGAAGGAAAGTTTCCTAAAGAGTTTAATGCTTTGCTAAATCGCAAGTTTGCTTTCAAGATAGCCATAGGTTCTTATAACCTCAAAAACAAAGCAGATGGCTACTCTGTTTCAAAGTTGACTGAAAACCCAGAAATAATGTCCGAGCTTGATCACCATTTTCATG CCTGTTGA
- the LOC110911897 gene encoding uncharacterized protein LOC110911897, producing MFSILLIFAYLMVDVAPWGHGGDGAGDPPIPPGGFRGTHETDAVPPKRVRGKAKNEKLRRLVKAGGPVSLTFDRQVTYTPVGKSRDMFSREAGLYMWRSIPFDKIGWDNVEQHYKDALMNHLRENFNFDEVERDYEAKNLTGGIRAVLMKRYSDRKYEAKKLFKSKGGYNDLESARAFHPKDMPYDNWLRTIEGFREAKYIKRSEANTLVREKQQFPYRGGTSSYGSTAYKNDMDWVPTYAKTHTDNQGNWVDPVAEQNYRNIQQATSQWSGEGPPIALYQEALGERRGWYRGMGPKPSSNTSSHSSSNMSSSQARTQEPFYEDFVNSLFQTPSFLNQLNNYLASQGKGKGKSKGYDSDNLFDNESDDEPNDNDDDE from the exons ATGTTTTCGATATTGTTGATATTCGCGTATCTGATGGTTGATGTGGCCCCCTGGGGACATGGGGGTGACGGAGCTGGTGATCCACCGATTCCTCCTGGTGGATTTCGTGGCACACATGAGACAGACG CGGTTCCCCCGAAGAGGGTTAGGGGGAAAGCAAAAAACGAGAAACTAAGGCGTCTGGTAAAAGCGGGGGGGCCTGTATCGCTTACGTTTGACAGGCAGGTGACGTATACCCCTGTTGGTAAATCAAGGGATATGTTTTCACGGGAGGCCGGCCTGTATATGTGGCGGTCCATCCCCTTCGATAAAATTGGATGGGATAACGTTGAACAACATTACAAGGATGCCCTCATGAACCACTTACGG gaaaatttcaattttgatgAAGTGGAACGTGACTATGAGGCCAAAAACTTGACGGGTGGCATTAGGGCTGTGCTTATGAAGCGGTACTCTGACCGCAAGTACGAGGCTAAAAAATTATTTAAGAGCAAGGGAGGTTACAATGATCTTGAGAGTGCACGGGCATTCCATCCCAAGGATATGCCCTATGATAACTGGTTGAGAACCATTGAAGGTTTCCGGGAAGCTAAATATATTAAAAGAAGCGAGGCCAACACACTAGTACGCGAGAAACAACAATTCCCATACCGTGGGGGGACATCTTCGTACGGTAGCACCGCctataaaaat GATATGGATTGGGTACCTACGTATGCTAAAACCCACACGGACAATCAAGGGAATTGGGTTGATCCGGTTGCTGAACAAAATTAC CGGAACATACAACAGGCCACAAGTCAATGGAGCGGTGAGGGTCCGCCAATTGCCCTGTATCAGGAAGCGTTGGGTGAGCGGCGAGGATGGTACCGCGGGATGGGGCCTAAACCTTCTTCCAACACGTCCTCGCACTCGTCATCTAACATGTCGTCTTCGCAAGCTCGGACGCAAGAACCCTTTTACGAG GATTTTGTTAACAGCTTGTTCCAAACCCCGTCATTTTTGAACCAACTTAACAACTATCTTGCTtcacaaggaaaaggaaaaggaaagtcaAAAGGCTACGATTCTGACAACTTATTCGATAATGAATCCGACGATGAACCCAACGATAACGATGACGATGAGTGA
- the LOC110911898 gene encoding ATP-dependent DNA helicase DDM1 isoform X1: protein MHSIPFLTLCHYYAFGVQNPQMDLQAMDRCHKIGQTKPVHVYRLATALSFEGRMLKRAFSKLRLEHVVIGKRQFQQERIKNNEVLDEEDMLAHLRDDDNPEDKMVQTDISDEDEEKERLNGITVGLLAEKEKDKVDKDAMLDRMSQIEAMLKSTVRR from the exons ATGCACTCGATACCCTTTTTAACCCTTTGTCATTATTATGCGTTTGGAGTGCAGAACCCTCAAATGGATTTACAGGCAATGGATAGATGTCACAAAATTGGCCAAACGAAGCCCGTTCATGTGTACAGGCTTGCAACTGCTCTATCTTTTGAG GGTCGGATGCTGAAACGAGCATTCAGTAAGCTAAGGCTTGAGCATGTGGTGATCGGTAAACGTCAGTTTCAGCAAGAAAGAATTAAAAACAATGAAGTTTTGGat GAAGAGGATATGTTGGCGCATCTGAGAGACGATGACAATCCCGAAGATAAAATGGTGCAGACCGATATAAGTGACgaggatgaagaaaaagaaagattaaATGGAATTACTGTGGGGTTGttagctgaaaaagaaaaagataaggTTGATAAAGATGCTATGCTCGATAGGATGTCACAAATTGAAGCTATGTTAAAAAGTACAGTTCGAAGATAG
- the LOC110911898 gene encoding ATP-dependent DNA helicase DDM1 isoform X2, with protein sequence MDLQAMDRCHKIGQTKPVHVYRLATALSFEGRMLKRAFSKLRLEHVVIGKRQFQQERIKNNEVLDEEDMLAHLRDDDNPEDKMVQTDISDEDEEKERLNGITVGLLAEKEKDKVDKDAMLDRMSQIEAMLKSTVRR encoded by the exons ATGGATTTACAGGCAATGGATAGATGTCACAAAATTGGCCAAACGAAGCCCGTTCATGTGTACAGGCTTGCAACTGCTCTATCTTTTGAG GGTCGGATGCTGAAACGAGCATTCAGTAAGCTAAGGCTTGAGCATGTGGTGATCGGTAAACGTCAGTTTCAGCAAGAAAGAATTAAAAACAATGAAGTTTTGGat GAAGAGGATATGTTGGCGCATCTGAGAGACGATGACAATCCCGAAGATAAAATGGTGCAGACCGATATAAGTGACgaggatgaagaaaaagaaagattaaATGGAATTACTGTGGGGTTGttagctgaaaaagaaaaagataaggTTGATAAAGATGCTATGCTCGATAGGATGTCACAAATTGAAGCTATGTTAAAAAGTACAGTTCGAAGATAG